CATCTAAAAGGTTCCTTAATTAGAtcatgtaaatatttcaaataatgtcGGCAGCTTACGCGCAAGAAGATAATGGCGAAAAATATAAGGGAAAATATCTGGGAAAATTAAATCCATATCATCATCAAGTTTCGGGAGATGTCTGGGCTGTGGACCAGTACACCTTGCTGCTGACGTCCTTTAATTATGATGGTAATGGGGCCGACACGTTCTTCTGGGCAGGCGCATCGAACAGGCCAGGTCCGCAAGGATTTATCGTTCCCGACGAGTGGGGCAAGTAAGCTACATCCGTTTcctacttattttaaaaagaaaattttaaatatttggatagaaagataaattagaaaatcacATCTCACTGCGCGTTCTTTCAGAACAAACGTATTGGATCGATACTTCAACAAGGACTTTACATTGACCCTGCCAGATAACAAGAAAATTACAGATATCAAATGGTTTGCAGTGTACGATTTAGCAAGTCAGGTATTACGAATTTTATGATTGCTGTATTAATTAAGATTTCGTAATTTCGGTATTgctgttttattaattgtctaacaagtaaaatttttttaattatttcataaagttCGTATTTCGTGcgtacaagaaaaaatatgcaaGACGTTTTATGAAAATTCTATACTAGTTTTAATCATATTTGGTGTACTCTACAAATGATTTTAATCATAGAACACCTTCGGCGATGTCTACATTCCGGAGGAGTTTGATCCGCCCACGCCTCAGAAAATATCACAGCTATCGAAAAGATCTCACAATGTTTCGTCGGAATCCATCGTGATTCTGGACTCGAAAACTATCAGCATCCCGCAATTCATCTATGACGGACAAGGTGCGGACACGTACTTTTGGGTCGGTCTTGGTCCGCAACCATCCAGCAAGGGTCAAAAAGTACCCGATGAATACGGATAGTAAGAAGAATGACATAAGTTCAAAAAATCGTTATATTCACACGAATAAATCAATTCGTTTATAAGTAAATGATAAAAGTCTCAATATGTAAAAGagtatatttctatttctagcATGGATTCTCTTAGGTCATATAATAATGAGGACATCATACTGGAGCTGCCAGGTGATAAGACCATCTTCAACATAGACTGGCTGAGTGTTTTCGATATAAAGACTAAATCCAATTACGGTTCTGTCATTATACCCGACGGACTCAACGTACCGCCGTCGTTGATAAAAGTTCTTAAGCAAACCCAGCCCCTTCCGAATTGCGTCCAGTTACACAAACGATACCAGGTCGCCTGGGAGATCTTCGGTCCGCAGATCACTATTCAGTTAGCAGGTCAAGTCGGTACGCGTGAACAAGCTCAtaaattctcaattattatcttttaaaagtctTGAGGCTTGAAAGAAACTGCTCGTTTCCGATTCTTCCAGCCGAAGACGAGTATATGGCGTTTGGTTTGTCCGGTTCCGAGAACTCCAGCCGAATGGAAGGTGCAGACGTGGCCATCGCGTATATGGACGACACGCGAGGATACGCTACGGACTATAACATTACGGCAAAGGCGCCAGTATGTAAagttatttaagtaatttcatgaatagaagaaaaggagagagagaaagaaataaagagcaACGCGTTAATGAGTGTTTTAACGATTGTAATGACAGTGTGGGAAAGTTCTCGGTCAGTACAAAGGAGTATGCAAAGACGAGTTACTCGGTGGTTTAGATAGTAACCAGCTCTATACCACGGTGAGAGAGGACGGCATCAATACCATCACGTACCGACGTACACTTGTTTCATGTGAGTCGagcactttttttctttataaatgcGCATTGTACGTGGGCCGTAAAAATTGTACTTTCGCACAGCCGATGTTGGAGACAAAGATTTTCCCACGGATAAACCAGTGTATGTGGTCTGGGCCTTGGGCAGGCTCGACAAAACTAATAACGAACCGAGTTTCCATGATGTGTATCCAAGGAACGACGTGGTGCTCGAGTTGAGTCGCAAGGAGCCAGAGAACACTTGCGTCGATTTCACCGAGCACAACAATAAAATCTCTCCAAGGTGTGAAGAATGTATTTCGATTATACATAcatcacattttttaacattgcatcaaattacatatattaatgggaggattttttatgtaactgcTAATCCTCTCCTTGCAGTGAACCTTGGCagaaaacagaaatatttgaCAGAAGCGTTCGAACTTTCAAAGCAACCATCGGACCCTCCGGAGGGAAACGAGGGTATCAAGGAATCACAGGTATAAACTTTACTTAATTTCGATTgtcatttattacttttatcgttAAGTAGAAGAAACGCCATAAGACACAATGTTTACAGGTGAACCGTCGGTGGGTCTTGCTTGGTACATCGAAGGCGCGTTAATACCTGAGTTATATCTACGTCGCGGCTTGACATACAGTTTTCGCGTTCATGGAGGAAATAATCCGCACAGCGCAGATCTCTATCATCCTTTAATAATAACCGATGAGCCCCATGGGGGATACGACACGCTCAGCGATCTTGCGCAAAGTAAAATCAGAGTATTGGCTGGTGTTGAACTGACCAGAAGAGGTCGACCGCGACCAACGGCGGGTTTGTAGAGATTCTCCTcgaatcatttatatatattcaaattcaGATATTTGCGGAGTTTTTTTACTCGATTTGTTATCTTCCAGTTGGGCCGCTTTGCTTAAGTAAACACAATGGTCGAGACAGAAGATTGGACGACAGTTTTCCATCGTTTAAGAAATTCAACAGAACCCTCTTGCAAATTTGCGAGCCAGGTAaaacttcttttaattttttaaattcttaaatttctcAAATAGATGTTCGAAAACGCTCACGTTTTCGAAGACGCGCAAAGACAAACGATAATTTTAAAGACGATTTTTCATCTCTCATGTGCAGGAGAAGGCGGTACGCTGGTGATAAAGCCAAATGAATCATGGCCCGACCTCGTTTATTATCACTCATTCACGCACCCGAACATGGGGTGGAAAATTCACGTGGTCGATTCTTACACGAAGAACAACAGTGTAATCACACATAAATTATCGTTACTCATTGCAATCGCGACCCTATTTCTCAGCTTATTATATAGCCGAGTATAAattgcagaaaaatattttcgaaatattatcaaatatttgtctgcaatttatttaaatagtttacATAAGGATGtgctaaattattttgcaatacaaCATGCGTAATATCAATGAAAGACACTAAATCATACTGTTGCGTTGGTTTTATTGGAGAATTAAGAAACTAATACAATAGTTCCTAGCTCTGCATTCCCTACAGATTTGTAAGATTTAATAACAGAAaagatcaattttatatacgctctttccgtctctatgaaagaaatattaatttatattctatttaaagaaacattaatttatattataaaaacaaaggcAACcggataaaataaaaggatGTTAAACGCCTTCAAGTTGTtgcaataactttttatttcgtATATCGTTAATTCTAAGTCTAATAGGATATCGTGAGCATATAAAAGACAACATACATTACGCAATGCGTCACGTTCGTGAAGTATCGAACAGTGAGATGAGTGAGAAAATCGATgtgaatatatttctaatatttacgtGCTTAAATAAAGTGCCAATTGTAatgattcaaatatttttttgactgctttgcaaaagttttacagaTAGAGATCGTATTGAGATATACACATCATTTactttaatcgtttatttatataacgcagtatgttcttaattttacattaattagtATTCTCGCAcatattgcataattatatactgtaatatcttattttttaaatcaaatatttgagTTTCACATGTGAAATGTGTGTTTCATAGTATGGCTAAAACACGTTCTtgtgcaaaaaaatatcaataaagatcgttgttatttttatctcaCATAATATCGCATATAGTATGTTTTTCACATTCTTACATTCTTAAATAAAGCGCTAAAATACACGAAAAACAAATCCAATTTTGTTACAATCTATATTGAGTCTTTAAAACTCAGTCCAAATATCATTACATTGTTTCTGTGTTATGATATCTCTATCAATActcagtttttataattgtattaatttcaatttttaattgcatatcttaaatcaaaattgtgtaatGGTTAGTTTTTTAGcgctttaaatatatattacattttacaattttcacgTTATTACAAGTACtaacaaacaaatttaaattacaaacagtgcttaaagagataaattaggtatatacacaaaaagaataataaattaataagcaaAGGTAAAAAGACTTAATAATTATGACTCGGATGTTGATGatgacataaaattataaatttaatttaaaaaatgcattgaagaaccttttttttaatataaagactTAATTTGTGTCATCACACTAATCATTTGTGTCAGTGCCACAATATCACACAAGATTTAAgggtacataattttaatgtaacaaaattaattttaaaaataatttataaataatcaattgcCTTACAAtcaactttaacaaaaaatataaacaaattaatcacagacaaaattaattttaaaaatataatttaaacataacaatagcaaaaaaataaaaatttcaatttacaaaaagataaagaaaacactttttattcttacctcattaaatattgaaatgtat
This genomic stretch from Monomorium pharaonis isolate MP-MQ-018 chromosome 4, ASM1337386v2, whole genome shotgun sequence harbors:
- the LOC105832271 gene encoding protein Skeletor, isoforms B/C: MAGVVRRKGTSALVTLLGCLLFSCAYAQEDNGEKYKGKYLGKLNPYHHQVSGDVWAVDQYTLLLTSFNYDGNGADTFFWAGASNRPGPQGFIVPDEWGKTNVLDRYFNKDFTLTLPDNKKITDIKWFAVYDLASQNTFGDVYIPEEFDPPTPQKISQLSKRSHNVSSESIVILDSKTISIPQFIYDGQGADTYFWVGLGPQPSSKGQKVPDEYGYMDSLRSYNNEDIILELPGDKTIFNIDWLSVFDIKTKSNYGSVIIPDGLNVPPSLIKVLKQTQPLPNCVQLHKRYQVAWEIFGPQITIQLAGQVAEDEYMAFGLSGSENSSRMEGADVAIAYMDDTRGYATDYNITAKAPCGKVLGQYKGVCKDELLGGLDSNQLYTTVREDGINTITYRRTLVSSDVGDKDFPTDKPVYVVWALGRLDKTNNEPSFHDVYPRNDVVLELSRKEPENTCVDFTEHNNKISPSEPWQKTEIFDRSVRTFKATIGPSGGKRGYQGITGEPSVGLAWYIEGALIPELYLRRGLTYSFRVHGGNNPHSADLYHPLIITDEPHGGYDTLSDLAQSKIRVLAGVELTRRGRPRPTAVGPLCLSKHNGRDRRLDDSFPSFKKFNRTLLQICEPGEGGTLVIKPNESWPDLVYYHSFTHPNMGWKIHVVDSYTKNNSVITHKLSLLIAIATLFLSLLYSRV